From the Bdellovibrio reynosensis genome, one window contains:
- a CDS encoding alpha/beta fold hydrolase → MISDSEQFILVPGGKIYVKTWLPVSTDLSPILLFHDSLGCIDMWRSFPKDLAEKTQRPVIAYDRLGFGRSSERIGLPSVRFVDEEAEVYFPALIHALSLNKFVLFGHSVGGAMAIACAAKFQGPCEAVITEAAQAFVEDLTVKGISEAKVAFSNPHSFDKLRKYHGEKTEWVFKAWTDVWLSPEFASWSLKDALPKVKCPVLAIHGDKDEYGSVQFPEMICNLSGGPSKKLIISDCGHVPHKEKAELVLDQVDRFLASK, encoded by the coding sequence ATGATTTCTGATTCTGAACAGTTCATTTTAGTTCCCGGTGGAAAAATCTATGTCAAAACATGGCTGCCGGTCAGCACTGATCTTTCACCGATCCTTCTCTTTCACGACTCCTTAGGTTGTATTGATATGTGGAGATCTTTTCCAAAAGATCTCGCAGAAAAAACGCAACGACCTGTTATCGCCTATGACCGTTTGGGGTTCGGTAGATCGTCCGAGCGGATAGGACTGCCTTCAGTAAGGTTCGTTGATGAAGAAGCTGAAGTTTATTTTCCTGCTTTGATTCATGCTCTGTCGTTAAATAAATTTGTATTATTCGGTCATAGTGTTGGTGGAGCGATGGCGATTGCCTGTGCCGCAAAATTTCAAGGCCCGTGTGAAGCAGTCATCACAGAGGCAGCCCAAGCTTTCGTTGAAGATTTAACCGTTAAAGGAATTTCTGAAGCCAAGGTGGCTTTTTCTAATCCACACAGTTTTGATAAACTTAGAAAATATCATGGTGAAAAAACTGAATGGGTTTTTAAGGCGTGGACCGATGTGTGGCTTTCGCCAGAGTTTGCATCATGGAGTCTTAAAGATGCTTTGCCTAAAGTAAAGTGCCCGGTCTTGGCTATTCATGGGGATAAGGACGAATATGGCTCTGTCCAATTTCCAGAAATGATTTGCAACTTGTCGGGTGGGCCTTCGAAAAAATTAATTATTTCAGATTGCGGGCACGTGCCCCATAAAGAAAAAGCGGAATTGGTCTTAGATCAGGTGGATAGGTTTTTAGCGTCAAAATAA
- a CDS encoding PAS domain S-box protein yields the protein MGQHRPDLHSNIPHSGRYSRLHSYSAHPRNAKIIRRNKDRILQDFIETSREVLPAAEGNSTVALIDSLPTLLEDIAKALERDITPESPEIYQDAKSHGKQRATLQNFTLDQVLHEYSILRRILFSVIDEDGGLDFETIAMILDCLQEGIEEAGREFLVASSKEHQRLTDEVELEKIRFQTVMSQLPAGVIFAEAPTGRIVFANEMTKKIFGREINLLNSLEEYKQREGWHLDGTPLQAHEWPLARAIKTGEVVEGELIKIQRHDGEYRILRLTANPIRNDAGTIVAGVVICEDMTDQLRFEEERNRSEEQFRTLLNKVPGIIWYMNKNIEIEYVSHQFEEFTGLSPEVAAFGDKFTKVIHPDDVDNSLDSIYDAKRKEADMGFYQRIKSRSGGWRWVLCRANPTFDDQGVLQGWIGKWTDIHEQKLTEEALKESESKFRELANALPMIIWTATPDGYVDWYNDWWYKYLGLPKGTKWDDLDLQPMHPEDVKKTKELWPESFKHGKPFNTEQRFRNGETGEYRWHLVRAVPVLDSQGNVLKYVGANTDIHIEKEHQEDAQFLLEIAQTFTESLDINTSLQTLAEKIISKVGTWCTAELFNGDNVLHPVGVAHKDRDKVDVVRRMRNEYPHTEGNPLCPTEVARSGKAQYKKSITEDELKKGVTDEKLHDYLEELNIRSLVCVPLTSDHEIIGAIMVVSEAEAISEHDKTLIEEVATRASVSIEKAKLYRELAEKNQELDRFAAIAAHDLKSPLISITQFSELLAEDFASKLGPEGEEYLDFIINAGNRMRILIDRLLEYARAGTEKKDFKKVSTEEAVATVRKNLLAQIEETGTRLSIDSELPEVFGDEIQIQQLFQNLIANAMKFHKPTQSPQINIEVTTKGEHWQFSIRDQGIGMEKKHLERIFEIFSRAHKGQYEGTGIGLAVCKRIVENHGGQIWAESELGKGTTFHFTIPKMNIEGVGSR from the coding sequence ATGGGTCAACACCGTCCGGATCTACATTCAAATATTCCTCACAGCGGGCGTTACTCTCGTTTGCATTCCTATTCGGCCCATCCACGAAATGCCAAGATCATTAGAAGAAATAAAGATAGGATCTTGCAAGACTTCATCGAAACCAGCCGTGAAGTTTTACCGGCCGCGGAAGGCAACTCCACTGTGGCTCTGATCGACTCTTTACCCACTTTGCTAGAAGATATCGCGAAAGCTCTAGAAAGAGACATCACTCCGGAAAGTCCCGAAATCTATCAAGACGCTAAAAGCCATGGCAAACAAAGAGCAACACTCCAAAACTTCACTTTGGATCAGGTTCTTCACGAGTATTCGATTTTACGCCGAATACTATTTTCAGTCATAGATGAAGATGGCGGTTTAGATTTTGAAACAATCGCCATGATACTTGATTGCTTGCAAGAAGGTATCGAAGAAGCCGGAAGAGAATTTCTGGTCGCTTCGAGCAAGGAACACCAGCGGCTGACCGATGAAGTAGAGCTTGAAAAAATCCGCTTTCAAACGGTGATGAGTCAGTTACCTGCCGGAGTTATTTTTGCAGAAGCACCCACCGGAAGAATCGTTTTTGCCAATGAGATGACCAAAAAAATTTTTGGGCGTGAAATCAATCTTTTAAATTCCCTTGAAGAATATAAACAAAGGGAAGGCTGGCATTTGGACGGGACTCCCTTGCAAGCCCACGAATGGCCCTTAGCCCGCGCTATTAAAACGGGTGAAGTCGTTGAAGGTGAACTTATCAAAATCCAACGCCACGATGGCGAGTACCGCATTCTAAGACTGACTGCGAATCCAATCCGCAATGATGCCGGCACCATCGTAGCGGGCGTGGTTATCTGCGAAGATATGACCGACCAATTGCGCTTTGAAGAGGAACGTAACCGCAGCGAAGAGCAGTTCCGCACCTTGCTAAACAAAGTGCCTGGCATCATCTGGTATATGAATAAGAACATCGAGATTGAATACGTCAGTCATCAATTCGAAGAATTCACAGGATTAAGCCCTGAAGTGGCCGCCTTCGGCGATAAGTTCACTAAAGTTATTCATCCCGATGATGTAGATAACAGTTTAGATTCCATTTACGATGCTAAAAGAAAAGAAGCTGATATGGGCTTCTATCAAAGAATCAAAAGCCGCAGCGGCGGCTGGCGATGGGTTTTGTGTCGTGCAAATCCGACCTTTGACGACCAAGGCGTCTTGCAAGGTTGGATTGGTAAATGGACTGACATTCACGAACAAAAGCTTACGGAAGAGGCTTTAAAGGAAAGCGAATCAAAATTCCGCGAACTAGCAAATGCATTGCCGATGATTATTTGGACGGCTACGCCTGACGGTTATGTCGATTGGTATAACGACTGGTGGTATAAATATCTAGGGCTTCCTAAAGGCACAAAATGGGATGACTTAGATTTACAGCCCATGCATCCAGAGGATGTAAAAAAAACCAAAGAGCTTTGGCCGGAATCGTTTAAGCATGGAAAACCCTTCAATACTGAACAGCGCTTTAGAAACGGCGAAACCGGGGAATACCGTTGGCATTTAGTGCGCGCCGTCCCTGTTCTAGATTCCCAAGGAAATGTTCTTAAGTACGTCGGCGCCAATACGGATATACATATAGAAAAAGAACACCAGGAAGATGCTCAGTTTCTATTAGAGATAGCCCAAACCTTTACGGAATCTTTGGATATAAATACCTCTCTTCAAACTTTAGCAGAAAAAATAATTTCCAAGGTAGGAACCTGGTGCACGGCCGAGTTGTTTAATGGCGACAACGTCCTTCACCCTGTGGGCGTAGCTCACAAAGATAGGGATAAGGTAGACGTGGTTCGCCGTATGAGAAATGAATATCCCCACACGGAGGGCAATCCTCTTTGCCCTACTGAGGTCGCGCGCAGCGGGAAAGCTCAATACAAAAAAAGTATAACTGAAGATGAATTAAAAAAAGGCGTTACCGACGAAAAGCTTCATGATTATTTAGAGGAGCTCAATATCAGATCCCTGGTATGCGTGCCGTTGACGTCAGACCATGAAATTATAGGTGCCATCATGGTCGTTTCAGAGGCTGAAGCCATCTCTGAACACGACAAGACCCTGATTGAAGAAGTGGCGACAAGAGCCAGCGTTTCAATCGAAAAAGCAAAACTATATCGAGAACTAGCAGAAAAGAATCAGGAGCTGGATCGTTTCGCCGCCATCGCAGCCCATGACTTAAAATCGCCGTTGATATCGATCACTCAATTTTCAGAACTTCTTGCTGAAGACTTTGCAAGCAAATTGGGCCCTGAAGGCGAAGAGTATTTAGATTTCATTATTAATGCGGGAAATAGAATGCGCATTCTTATTGATCGCCTATTGGAATACGCCAGAGCCGGTACGGAGAAAAAAGATTTTAAAAAAGTCAGCACAGAAGAAGCCGTGGCTACAGTTCGAAAAAATCTTCTGGCGCAAATTGAAGAAACTGGCACTCGCCTATCTATCGATTCAGAGCTACCGGAAGTGTTTGGGGATGAAATCCAAATCCAACAGCTGTTCCAAAATTTGATAGCCAACGCCATGAAATTCCACAAACCCACCCAATCGCCTCAAATCAATATCGAGGTAACGACAAAAGGTGAACACTGGCAGTTCAGCATTCGAGATCAAGGAATTGGAATGGAGAAAAAACACCTGGAAAGAATTTTTGAAATCTTCAGCCGCGCCCACAAGGGCCAGTATGAAGGAACCGGTATCGGGCTTGCGGTATGTAAAAGAATAGTAGAAAACCACGGCGGGCAAATATGGGCCGAATCCGAATTAGGAAAAGGAACTACTTTCCACTTCACAATTCCCAAGATGAACATCGAAGGAGTTGGAAGTAGATAG
- a CDS encoding TIGR02147 family protein, whose product MSWNTIAEFRVTSSKNPVKTRSMSKHHYRDYILKELERRQRKNPSYSLRAFARDLEVPCSRLSEIINNKVGLSESRAVNLATKLNLSASERDFFVDLALAEHARSAVLREMAQKRVQVRQEAFEKIGEDEFAVISDWHYTAILQLLHLDNFETSIENIASRLGLSLDTVEKSLDRLETLKMVTKDENKWVSVSQKYSSSYGASSEAARNFYSQMQNKAAEAMDIANRKRWDMGCTVVATDSSKAKEISEKIRKFRLEIMQELHSSNNKDTLFALSTSFFEVTERN is encoded by the coding sequence ATGAGCTGGAACACCATTGCGGAATTTCGCGTGACATCATCTAAAAATCCGGTAAAAACCCGTTCCATGTCAAAACACCACTATCGCGATTATATTTTGAAAGAATTAGAACGCAGACAAAGGAAGAATCCTTCTTATTCTCTTCGTGCTTTTGCTCGCGATCTGGAAGTTCCTTGCTCTCGCCTTAGTGAAATCATCAATAACAAAGTTGGTCTTTCAGAAAGTCGTGCGGTAAATCTTGCGACGAAACTGAATCTTTCTGCGTCTGAAAGAGACTTCTTTGTTGATTTAGCATTAGCAGAACACGCTCGCAGCGCCGTACTTAGAGAAATGGCGCAAAAACGCGTGCAAGTTCGTCAGGAAGCTTTTGAAAAAATTGGTGAAGATGAGTTCGCTGTTATTTCTGACTGGCATTACACAGCTATCTTACAGCTTTTACATTTAGATAACTTTGAAACATCCATTGAAAATATCGCTTCCCGCTTAGGTCTTTCTCTAGACACCGTAGAAAAATCTCTAGATCGCTTAGAGACTTTGAAAATGGTGACTAAGGACGAAAATAAATGGGTTTCGGTTTCGCAAAAGTATTCTTCAAGTTATGGAGCTTCTTCAGAAGCAGCCCGCAACTTCTATTCACAGATGCAAAATAAAGCCGCTGAGGCTATGGACATCGCCAACCGCAAGCGTTGGGACATGGGCTGCACGGTCGTTGCAACTGACAGCTCTAAAGCAAAAGAAATTTCTGAAAAAATCCGCAAGTTCCGCTTAGAAATCATGCAAGAGCTTCATTCTTCAAACAACAAAGACACACTATTCGCTCTTTCAACAAGCTTCTTTGAAGTGACGGAAAGAAATTAA